One Leptospira fletcheri genomic window carries:
- the rimP gene encoding ribosome maturation factor RimP encodes MYALMVSQRPNHTLIEVELDHLEHPYGSVSLLECEQVSRKLNEELERISPDLNYTLKVSSAGAERMLELPGDLDRFRGIPVRLVYRAEGERGEKEGIFKILDRQGDRLILEPFSKRKKGSGKKREAFLELKDILKGNLYVSI; translated from the coding sequence TTGTACGCACTCATGGTTAGCCAAAGGCCCAACCATACGCTGATCGAGGTAGAGTTGGATCACCTCGAACACCCGTACGGTTCTGTCAGCCTTCTGGAATGTGAGCAAGTTTCCAGAAAACTGAATGAAGAGTTGGAACGGATCTCCCCGGATCTGAACTATACTTTGAAAGTTTCTTCCGCTGGTGCGGAAAGAATGCTGGAATTGCCCGGGGACTTGGACCGGTTTCGCGGAATTCCTGTTCGACTGGTATATCGGGCCGAAGGGGAACGGGGCGAGAAAGAGGGGATCTTTAAAATCCTGGATAGGCAAGGGGACCGATTGATTTTGGAACCGTTTTCCAAACGTAAAAAAGGAAGCGGGAAAAAAAGGGAAGCCTTCCTGGAATTGAAGG
- a CDS encoding LIC_12708 family protein, with product MLQFPKNKNQNRYFLSFLSISVLFCAFACSKFRVDDYNPYLYGRIKLGKDLKELQVNIVNRVPTNIPNQIAISSGLMYVPDFEQSLVKVFNTEGELKFLIGNPKEKGIEKLKIHNVKLGRIGLVAVSSSEDVFIQSRISKEDVKQDKAPENIFTKKSGEFRTDAEEVLPSVILKINDSGKLVQTIYSDGVGGSVPFGYVERMETGKNDLLFVFHRSNGEMRLSVFDENGKVKRRLDSSDFKDMVHSASDGSTWYIDTILSHSEGDYALASFSFYEAKSGRFKGRKIYRYDWETKRILPIKDIQDPSETLYWVLNDDNFFVWETEAEEGNSVRLQVHDDDGNHVNNIRLNYPPPRGLWRETWMDANDEIYSVRIRSGFLEIHKWK from the coding sequence ATGCTCCAATTTCCCAAAAACAAAAATCAGAACCGATATTTTCTTTCCTTCCTTTCGATTTCCGTCCTTTTTTGCGCATTCGCCTGCTCTAAGTTCCGGGTGGACGATTACAATCCTTATCTTTACGGAAGGATCAAGCTCGGAAAGGATTTAAAGGAATTGCAAGTGAATATAGTCAATCGGGTTCCGACCAATATTCCGAATCAGATTGCGATCTCCTCCGGCTTGATGTACGTCCCCGACTTCGAACAATCCTTGGTGAAAGTATTTAATACGGAGGGGGAACTCAAGTTCCTGATCGGTAACCCCAAAGAGAAGGGCATCGAAAAGCTGAAAATTCACAACGTGAAATTAGGAAGGATCGGTCTGGTCGCAGTCTCTTCTAGCGAAGACGTTTTTATTCAATCCAGAATTTCCAAAGAAGACGTAAAGCAAGACAAAGCGCCCGAGAATATATTCACGAAGAAGTCCGGAGAATTCCGGACGGACGCGGAAGAAGTTCTCCCTTCCGTCATATTAAAAATCAACGATTCCGGAAAACTCGTACAGACGATTTATTCGGACGGAGTCGGAGGTTCCGTTCCTTTCGGATATGTGGAGCGAATGGAAACCGGAAAGAACGATCTTCTCTTCGTTTTTCACCGTTCGAACGGAGAAATGAGACTTTCCGTCTTTGACGAGAACGGAAAGGTGAAACGAAGACTGGATTCGAGCGATTTTAAAGACATGGTCCATTCCGCTTCGGACGGAAGCACCTGGTACATAGACACGATCCTGTCTCATTCCGAAGGGGATTATGCGCTCGCTTCCTTCAGCTTTTACGAAGCGAAATCCGGTCGATTTAAGGGAAGAAAGATTTATCGTTACGACTGGGAAACGAAGAGAATCCTCCCGATCAAGGACATCCAAGATCCGTCGGAAACCCTTTATTGGGTTCTGAACGACGATAACTTTTTCGTTTGGGAAACCGAAGCGGAGGAAGGAAATTCCGTGAGGCTCCAGGTTCACGACGACGACGGAAATCATGTCAACAATATACGTTTGAATTACCCGCCTCCGAGAGGACTCTGGAGAGAGACTTGGATGGACGCGAACGACGAGATCTATTCCGTCAGAATCCGATCCGGCTTTTTAGAAATCCATAAATGGAAGTAA
- a CDS encoding bifunctional ADP-dependent NAD(P)H-hydrate dehydratase/NAD(P)H-hydrate epimerase, with translation MKFESLFTEEESQELDRLSVSERGTASRLLMGLAAISIFQTWKNKFEKAGGALLLCGSGNNGGDGFALAHFLSAEGIPCRVYYKNGNLSEETAFYKELCSGSGAKLFPLEEFRAEVWNRNEVVVDALLGTGFHPPLSEEIAGVVEELRKLKADASSECFILSMDTVSGFYPGSPEPFPSDAIAEIGVPKLTNLFLNDPGRERTFHPIGFLRKEFSTKQKVLVRASKKELRKRTERKKDSHKYSNGSAVFLGGSEGMAGAILSSVLTFHEAGGGISLIRTPSPVTLQKVLKKDSSLMVKSFSAEENPFLGSFAGKAKVFALGPGLSLEDCPTHPLPEKTPVILDAGAILSYSGAKLGPNVLFTPHLGEWSKVIGRACSHVLEGWKEATQWTRERNCYVLLKSDVSVLCTPEGDSYFWPHRDGRLAVMGTGDLLVGMLAFFLSRGHDIPEAVRLSLSLFASAAEFSEGHPTAGRIRKNIRKVLFHG, from the coding sequence ATGAAATTCGAATCCCTATTTACGGAAGAGGAAAGTCAGGAATTGGACAGGCTTTCCGTTTCGGAAAGAGGGACCGCTTCCCGACTCCTGATGGGTCTTGCGGCAATTTCGATCTTTCAAACCTGGAAAAATAAATTCGAAAAAGCCGGCGGAGCCCTTCTACTCTGCGGCTCCGGCAACAACGGCGGAGACGGCTTCGCCCTTGCTCACTTCTTATCCGCGGAAGGAATCCCTTGTAGAGTATATTATAAAAACGGCAACCTTTCCGAGGAGACCGCTTTTTATAAGGAACTCTGTTCCGGCTCCGGAGCGAAATTATTTCCCTTAGAGGAATTTCGGGCCGAAGTTTGGAATCGGAACGAAGTGGTGGTGGACGCTCTTTTAGGCACTGGTTTTCACCCTCCTCTTTCCGAAGAAATCGCGGGAGTCGTCGAAGAACTCCGAAAGTTGAAAGCGGACGCCTCCTCGGAATGTTTCATCCTCAGCATGGATACGGTCTCCGGCTTTTACCCGGGAAGTCCCGAACCTTTTCCTTCCGACGCAATCGCGGAGATAGGAGTGCCGAAATTAACCAATCTGTTCCTGAACGATCCGGGGAGAGAAAGAACCTTTCATCCGATCGGCTTTCTCCGAAAGGAATTTTCGACGAAGCAGAAAGTATTGGTCCGAGCGAGCAAGAAGGAGCTCAGAAAACGAACCGAACGAAAAAAGGATTCCCACAAATATTCCAACGGTTCGGCGGTTTTTTTGGGAGGCTCGGAAGGGATGGCGGGAGCGATCCTCTCCTCCGTCTTAACGTTTCATGAAGCGGGAGGGGGAATTTCCCTGATCCGAACTCCTTCCCCAGTCACTCTTCAAAAAGTTTTAAAAAAGGATTCTTCCCTGATGGTAAAATCCTTTTCCGCAGAAGAGAATCCGTTTCTCGGAAGCTTTGCCGGAAAAGCGAAAGTGTTCGCTCTGGGTCCGGGACTTTCTCTAGAAGATTGTCCGACCCATCCGCTTCCGGAAAAAACCCCCGTAATTTTGGATGCAGGAGCGATCCTATCCTATTCCGGCGCTAAATTGGGCCCGAACGTATTATTCACTCCTCACTTGGGCGAATGGTCTAAAGTTATCGGAAGAGCCTGTTCTCACGTTCTGGAGGGATGGAAGGAAGCGACGCAATGGACGAGAGAAAGAAATTGCTATGTACTTTTAAAAAGCGACGTTTCCGTACTCTGCACTCCGGAAGGGGATTCGTATTTTTGGCCGCACCGAGACGGAAGATTGGCGGTGATGGGAACCGGGGATTTGCTTGTTGGAATGCTTGCATTCTTCCTGTCTAGAGGACATGATATACCGGAAGCGGTCAGACTTTCCTTAAGCCTATTCGCTTCCGCCGCGGAATTCTCGGAAGGGCATCCGACTGCCGGCAGAATTCGTAAAAACATCCGTAAGGTACTTTTCCATGGCTAA
- a CDS encoding alpha/beta hydrolase, whose product MKLRLFWISALVLSLICLGMLASVWSASSELLFPAWRNASKNWSVCDPETEIHWGKRCGNLLQTREFRFEEVTVPSLNGIELPGWLVRTEENGGGKSQGAILFVHGGGSDRREMTRYIRFFLDIHLDVLSVDLGCHGQAPCVIPGLTYGERESRDVVSIYLYLSRKYSKVYALGSSVGASSILIALPEMPELSGVIAENPMFDFRRLILETSSAPKFIPEWFKKFLLEVSMVRGKFDGISSPANSLRMPGKIPVFFIHSKEDKIVPYRHTEELATLYKGPKTVWLLEKGEHGSVWEKNPNEYRNRVRNFLQRKSPSGN is encoded by the coding sequence ATGAAACTTCGTTTATTTTGGATCTCGGCCCTCGTTCTATCCCTTATCTGCCTAGGCATGCTCGCCTCGGTATGGTCGGCCAGTAGCGAATTGCTTTTTCCGGCTTGGAGGAACGCTTCTAAAAATTGGTCCGTCTGTGATCCGGAAACGGAAATCCATTGGGGAAAAAGGTGCGGGAATCTTCTTCAGACTCGGGAGTTCCGATTCGAGGAAGTAACTGTTCCTTCCTTAAACGGAATCGAACTCCCCGGATGGTTGGTTCGAACCGAGGAAAACGGAGGCGGAAAATCGCAAGGAGCCATCCTATTCGTTCACGGAGGCGGTTCGGATCGGAGGGAAATGACTCGATACATTCGCTTTTTCCTCGACATCCACCTAGATGTTCTATCGGTAGATCTAGGTTGTCACGGACAAGCCCCTTGCGTGATCCCCGGATTGACTTATGGTGAAAGGGAATCGAGGGACGTGGTTTCGATCTATCTCTATCTTTCCCGCAAATACTCCAAAGTATATGCACTCGGTTCGTCCGTGGGAGCCTCCTCCATACTAATCGCATTACCGGAGATGCCCGAACTCTCGGGAGTGATCGCGGAAAATCCGATGTTCGATTTTAGACGTCTGATCTTGGAAACTTCCTCCGCTCCCAAATTCATTCCGGAATGGTTTAAAAAATTTCTGTTGGAAGTCTCTATGGTTCGAGGCAAATTCGACGGAATCTCCAGCCCCGCGAATTCCTTACGCATGCCGGGAAAAATTCCCGTTTTCTTTATTCACAGCAAGGAGGATAAAATAGTGCCTTACCGTCACACGGAAGAATTGGCGACCCTATACAAAGGGCCGAAGACGGTTTGGCTCTTGGAAAAGGGAGAACATGGATCCGTCTGGGAAAAGAATCCTAACGAGTACCGAAACCGAGTCCGCAATTTTCTGCAAAGAAAAAGTCCGTCCGGAAATTGA
- a CDS encoding YciI family protein, whose product MEEYLILMRLDLLTKEAQPSPEQMQVYMKQYQDWVGGIAVQNKFRGGTGLSKEGKVVKSGGIVIDGPFVEIKESLAGFIVISAENLETALEIAKKCPILKGEGNSVEVREISAVHDRN is encoded by the coding sequence ATGGAAGAATATTTGATATTGATGCGATTGGATTTACTCACCAAGGAAGCTCAGCCTTCCCCGGAACAGATGCAGGTTTATATGAAGCAATACCAAGATTGGGTCGGAGGCATCGCGGTTCAGAACAAATTCAGAGGCGGGACCGGTCTTTCCAAAGAAGGAAAGGTGGTAAAGTCGGGAGGGATCGTAATCGACGGCCCGTTCGTGGAAATCAAGGAATCTTTGGCCGGCTTTATCGTAATTTCCGCGGAAAATCTGGAAACCGCATTAGAAATCGCTAAAAAATGCCCCATTTTAAAAGGGGAAGGGAATAGCGTGGAGGTCAGAGAGATTTCGGCGGTGCACGACCGAAATTGA
- a CDS encoding RNA polymerase sigma factor: MNEYELIPHLFRTEYRKIISVLCKRFGFNEIEIAEDIAGDTFAAASEIWKIRGIPPNPVAWLYSVAKNKARNHLRRNSIYGKKVLPNMVDRTPDSEEEIDLSPQNINDSQLQMMFAICHPTIPPAAQVGLSLRILCGFGIEEIANAFLTNKETIQKRLFRAKEKLRAEKVRIELPTESEIEERLDFVLATIYLLFNEGYYSSSAERTVQKELCFEALRLCSILAENEITDKPKVYALLSLMCFHSSRLEARTNRNGEIVLYEDQDPSLWNSDWIRKGSHFLHRASSGTRISKYHLEAGIAYWHTQKSDIPEKWENILQLYNQLLQIEYSPAAALNRTYALSKARGKREALEEAEKLDLKENRYYHILLGELYSGIDSEKAKLNLRKAISLGGTEIEKSNLLKKLERL, encoded by the coding sequence ATGAACGAATACGAGCTCATACCTCATCTATTCAGGACGGAATATCGTAAGATCATCTCCGTCCTGTGCAAACGCTTCGGTTTCAACGAAATCGAAATTGCGGAGGACATAGCCGGCGATACGTTTGCGGCGGCCTCGGAGATTTGGAAGATCAGAGGAATTCCACCGAACCCCGTAGCCTGGCTCTATTCGGTAGCAAAAAACAAAGCGAGAAACCACCTTCGCAGGAACTCCATCTACGGAAAGAAAGTCCTTCCGAATATGGTAGATCGGACTCCGGATTCGGAAGAAGAAATCGACTTATCCCCTCAGAACATCAACGATAGCCAACTTCAGATGATGTTCGCGATCTGCCATCCGACCATCCCTCCGGCAGCGCAGGTGGGACTTTCCCTTCGAATCCTCTGCGGATTCGGAATCGAAGAGATCGCGAACGCATTTTTAACGAACAAAGAAACGATACAAAAAAGATTATTTCGGGCCAAGGAAAAGCTTAGAGCGGAAAAAGTCCGGATAGAACTTCCGACGGAATCCGAAATCGAGGAAAGATTGGACTTTGTCCTCGCGACGATCTACCTCCTGTTCAACGAGGGCTACTATTCCTCGAGTGCGGAAAGAACCGTACAAAAGGAACTTTGCTTCGAAGCGCTTCGCCTCTGCAGCATTCTGGCGGAGAACGAAATCACGGACAAACCGAAAGTATACGCGCTGCTTTCCCTCATGTGCTTTCATTCCTCGAGACTCGAAGCCAGAACGAACCGGAACGGAGAAATAGTCCTGTACGAGGACCAGGATCCTTCTCTTTGGAACTCGGATTGGATTCGAAAAGGAAGTCATTTTCTGCATCGCGCTTCGTCCGGCACCCGGATTTCGAAATATCATCTCGAAGCGGGAATCGCGTACTGGCACACTCAGAAATCGGATATTCCCGAAAAATGGGAAAATATATTGCAGCTGTACAACCAACTTCTCCAGATCGAGTATTCTCCCGCAGCGGCCCTAAATCGCACATACGCACTTTCTAAAGCGAGAGGAAAAAGGGAAGCACTCGAAGAAGCCGAAAAATTGGACTTAAAAGAGAATCGCTATTATCATATTCTGTTAGGCGAACTTTATTCAGGTATAGATTCGGAAAAAGCCAAACTGAATCTTCGAAAAGCGATTTCGCTCGGGGGAACGGAAATCGAAAAATCGAATCTGTTAAAAAAATTGGAACGCCTTTAG
- a CDS encoding DUF1343 domain-containing protein, whose translation MKKLDALLSGSKIGMLTNQSAYGWEHDYHFRTIKAKYGLKKLFLPEHGLFAELQDQVSGSSLSYNLGDTRILNLYGDAEESLVPSPESLDGLDTILIDIRDVGARYYTFLTSALYLLQTVDRKNREGVHRIKVVVFDSPNPAGNKVEGSPLEEKYSSFVGIPGVLHRHGLTAAGLLEFYKDKFGLDFEFYSFGKMYSKNTDPFLWVPPSPNIPSFTTCFVYAGLCLLEGTNLSEGRGTTRPFETFGAPYLNDSDERLRKTLEEPQKGVFHLRPLRLIPTFHKHAGKVCGGFQILLEKPSEFHSLLFGLHLLRTLKEFYPVDFSYLKGPYEYRSDLSAIELLVGDDFLLGYLDGKSSYLEVEEYLSEKERLWRKETKAYRK comes from the coding sequence ATGAAGAAATTGGACGCACTCTTATCCGGATCTAAGATCGGAATGCTGACGAATCAAAGCGCATACGGATGGGAACACGACTATCATTTCCGAACGATCAAGGCCAAATACGGACTAAAAAAATTATTTTTACCCGAGCACGGACTGTTTGCGGAATTGCAAGACCAAGTCTCGGGGTCTTCTCTTTCCTATAATTTAGGGGACACTCGGATCTTGAACCTGTACGGCGACGCGGAAGAAAGTCTGGTCCCTTCTCCGGAATCTTTGGACGGATTGGATACGATCCTGATCGATATCCGGGACGTAGGCGCAAGATATTATACCTTTTTAACCTCTGCACTCTATTTACTGCAAACCGTGGACCGAAAAAATCGGGAAGGGGTGCATCGAATCAAGGTCGTGGTATTCGACTCGCCCAATCCTGCAGGGAACAAGGTGGAAGGGAGCCCGCTGGAGGAAAAATACTCCTCCTTCGTGGGGATTCCAGGTGTGCTCCACAGACACGGGTTGACCGCCGCCGGGCTTTTGGAATTTTATAAGGACAAGTTCGGGCTGGACTTCGAGTTTTATTCTTTCGGAAAGATGTACTCCAAAAATACCGATCCATTTCTTTGGGTTCCGCCCTCTCCGAATATTCCTTCGTTTACGACCTGCTTCGTATACGCGGGGTTGTGCCTATTGGAAGGAACGAATCTTTCGGAAGGGAGAGGAACGACTCGTCCTTTCGAAACTTTCGGAGCTCCGTACCTGAACGATTCGGACGAAAGACTGCGCAAAACTTTGGAAGAACCCCAAAAAGGCGTCTTTCATTTAAGGCCGCTCCGGTTGATTCCTACCTTCCACAAACACGCCGGAAAAGTATGCGGAGGATTTCAGATATTGCTGGAGAAGCCTTCCGAATTTCACAGTCTCTTGTTCGGACTACATTTGCTACGCACTCTAAAAGAATTTTATCCCGTCGATTTTTCGTATTTGAAAGGTCCTTACGAGTACCGTTCCGATCTTTCCGCGATAGAACTTCTGGTCGGGGACGACTTTTTGCTCGGTTATCTGGACGGGAAATCCTCCTATTTGGAAGTGGAAGAATATCTTTCCGAAAAGGAAAGACTTTGGAGAAAGGAAACCAAAGCGTATCGTAAATAA